Proteins encoded within one genomic window of Triticum aestivum cultivar Chinese Spring chromosome 2D, IWGSC CS RefSeq v2.1, whole genome shotgun sequence:
- the LOC123053545 gene encoding cyclic pyranopterin monophosphate synthase, mitochondrial, with amino-acid sequence MSIFRFILPRIERSRGWRCFATGIPSDSIAELNKEMESIFGESPSASPLGSNPPQQAVHPTPAARETQPGLTHVDCSGQAKMVDVSPKHDSQRVAIASCRVLLGQKAFNLVASNQIAKGDVLTVAKIAGITGAKQTSNLIPLCHNINLSHVRVDLTLNEEDSSVVIEGEATTCGKTGVEMEAMAAVTIAGLTVYDMCKAASKDICITDICLQHKSGGKSGNWSRN; translated from the exons ATGTCCATCTTTCGCTTCATTCTCCCAAGAATAGAAAGAAGTAGAGGCTGGAGATGCTTTGCTACTGGAATCCCTTCTGATTCTATAGCGGAGCTCAATAAG GAAATGGAATCGATATTTGGCGAATCTCCTTCAGCCAGCCCTTTGGGCTCAAATCCTCCTCAGCAAGCAGTCCATCCCACTCCTGCAGCCCGGGAGACACAACCGGGTCTTACCCATGTTGATTGCAGTGGCCAGGCAAAGATGGTTGATGTCTCACCCAAACATGACAGTCAGAGAGTAGCTATAGCCAGCTGCAGGGTCTTGCTAGGCCAGAAGGCATTTAACTTGGTGGCGTCAAACCAGATTGCCAAAGGCGATGTACTTACTGTTGCAAAGATAGCTGGAATAACTGGTGCGAAGCAAACTAGTAACCTCATACCCCTGTGCCACAACATTAATCTCTCCCATGTTCGTGTTGATCTCACTCTCAATGAAGAGGACTCTAGTGTTGTCATAGAAGGGGAAGCCACCACTTGCGGGAAGACAGGGGTTGAAATGGAAGCAATGGCTGCAGTGACCATTGCCGGACTGACGGTTTATGACATGTGCAAAGCAGCTTCAAAGGACATATGTATAACAGATATCTGTCTCCAGCACAAATCGGGGGGAAAGAGTGGAAACTGGTCCAGGAATTAG